The Candidatus Neomarinimicrobiota bacterium genome contains the following window.
ACCCACAACGCCCGTGTGGATTGTCAGGTATGAGGATTTAAATGTCAATATCTACCATAATGGGAACTTCTCGGATCGCTTTGTCTGCCTATCAATCAGCCATCGAAACTACTGCTAGAAATATATCTAATGTAGGCAATGAAAATTATGTTCGCAGACGGTCTGATATTGGCGCGTTGATCTCTCCCAATAGCGGTTTGGCTTTTCGTGAACAGGACAGTACTGATCGCCTGGAATCAGGGTTTATCCAGAGACAATTATGGTACAAGAACCAGTTTATGGGACGGTATGAGTCTGATGAAATAGTTTATTCCCAGATTGAATCATTATTTAATGAACCAGGTAATTCCGGCTTGTCTAACATCATGACCGAGTTCTGGAATGCCTGGAGTGATCTCGCTAATGATCCTGAGAGTAATACGGCCCGGGCTATTGTTAAGGACAGGGGAGTATTGCTTTCAAATACTTTTAATCAACTGGATATTGATCTTAACAATATGCAGCGTGAGGTTGGTTATGATGTTGAGGCAACTGTTAACCAGGTGAACAGGTTGTTGCATGAAATAAAATCCATCAATGAAACGATGGGTGCAACTTACTCATACGATCTGGCCGACAGCCGGGATGCTGCCATTACTGAACTATCCAAGATTATAAATATTGAAGTGGCTGAGGATAGTGACCATATCATAAGCATAACCACTGGCGGAAATGTACTGGTTCCATTGGTTAACAATGATTTTATCAATGAGTTGAATGTTACAATTGCACCATTCACAGATTATTACACCGTAGATGTGTCCTTCTCTGAAGGGGGAACTCTGAGTGCCATTACTGGAGGTACTCTGGGAAGCTTGCTGGAAGCGCATAATGCAAAGATCCCGAGCTATTTACGGGAAATAGATGCTCTGGCAGTTTCCATTGCTGAAGAAGTGAACGAGGTTCATCGAACAGGATTTAATCTTGATAATGATACAGATCAAAATTTTTTCAAAACCAACATCGGCGGTGCAGATAGCCTGACTGTCAGTACGAACATAATCGATGACCCACTCTTAATTGCAACTTCAAGTTTTGCGGATGAGGCTGGTAATGGTCAGATCGCTGCTGATATTTCTAACCTTCAAAATGGATACCTCCTACAGGGCGTAAAATATTCCGATTATTATAACTCAATGCTAAGCGAGGTGGGCAGTAAGGTTCAGGAAGCAAAATTCTTAAGAACCAGTCAGGAAATGGTGGTGACCGCTCTGCAGAATCAACGGGATTCGATCTCAGGTGTTTCCCTGGATGAAGAAATGACCAATTTAGTTAAATATGAACAAGCATATCAGGCTGCCAGCCGAATGATCGCAGTGGCGGATGAATTGATCCAGTCAGTGTTGGCCTTGATTTGATGGAGGAAATAGTATGAGAGTTACCCAATCTATCATGTCTAGAAATCTAATTCAAAACCTGAATTTAAGTCGGGAAAACATGGGTGAGCTCCAGAAATATGCTGCCACTGGAAAAGAGATCACCAATTCATCAGATGACCCGGTCAAATTTGCGCGTGCATCCAGATATCGCAAAACTTTGTCACAGTATGATCAATATGTGCGGAATATCAACAATGGCCTCGGATTTGTGGATAACAATGCCATGGTGATGAATGAATTTCATAATCTGGTAGTGGAAGCCCGTTCGGTAGCTATCCAGGGCGCGGATGCCTCGCAATCAGCCAGCACCCGACTGGTATTGGCGGATCGCATCAATGGCATCATCGAACAAACGATCTCCATCGCCAATAGTAGCTATTTAGGAAAATCCATTTTTTCAGGGACAGATACCTTGAATATGGAGCCTTTTGAATATGATGGAAACGTAGTGACCTACAGCGGCAATAACGGGAAAATGAGTCGCCACATATCAGAGGGTCTGGATGTTGAGATCAATATCACCGGTACTGAACTCGCTGCAGCAGGCGTTTTTGACTCTTTGATCGCACTGAGGGAAGCCCTGGAAGCAGATGATGCTGCGACTGTTGCAGGCTATCTTACTGATCTGGATAGTGCCGCAAATAATCTGTTGGGGCTGGAATCAAAAAATGGTCTGGTGAAAAGCCATATGCTCATGAGCGACTCCAGAATCGAGACGGCTCGTACAAATATTTTATCATTTCTATCCGAAACTGAAGACTCAAATCTGGCTGAAGTGATCATGGAGTACAATGGAGAGGAAATGGCCTATGAGGCTGCTCTTCAGGTTACTTCCAAGGCTCTGCAGCTGAATATTATGGATTTTATCAGATGAATAGTGAATCACAAACCGTGCAAACAGAAACACCTGCTAACGGTCATTCCTTTGGTGGGATTCCAATGGCAACCCTCAGAAGTATTGAT
Protein-coding sequences here:
- the flgK gene encoding flagellar hook-associated protein FlgK, which codes for MSISTIMGTSRIALSAYQSAIETTARNISNVGNENYVRRRSDIGALISPNSGLAFREQDSTDRLESGFIQRQLWYKNQFMGRYESDEIVYSQIESLFNEPGNSGLSNIMTEFWNAWSDLANDPESNTARAIVKDRGVLLSNTFNQLDIDLNNMQREVGYDVEATVNQVNRLLHEIKSINETMGATYSYDLADSRDAAITELSKIINIEVAEDSDHIISITTGGNVLVPLVNNDFINELNVTIAPFTDYYTVDVSFSEGGTLSAITGGTLGSLLEAHNAKIPSYLREIDALAVSIAEEVNEVHRTGFNLDNDTDQNFFKTNIGGADSLTVSTNIIDDPLLIATSSFADEAGNGQIAADISNLQNGYLLQGVKYSDYYNSMLSEVGSKVQEAKFLRTSQEMVVTALQNQRDSISGVSLDEEMTNLVKYEQAYQAASRMIAVADELIQSVLALI
- the flgL gene encoding flagellar hook-associated protein FlgL gives rise to the protein MRVTQSIMSRNLIQNLNLSRENMGELQKYAATGKEITNSSDDPVKFARASRYRKTLSQYDQYVRNINNGLGFVDNNAMVMNEFHNLVVEARSVAIQGADASQSASTRLVLADRINGIIEQTISIANSSYLGKSIFSGTDTLNMEPFEYDGNVVTYSGNNGKMSRHISEGLDVEINITGTELAAAGVFDSLIALREALEADDAATVAGYLTDLDSAANNLLGLESKNGLVKSHMLMSDSRIETARTNILSFLSETEDSNLAEVIMEYNGEEMAYEAALQVTSKALQLNIMDFIR